AGGGTGGGCAGTGGCTAGCCAAACTGACCCCTGATCCCGCTACCGCAGCCGTGGTTGAGGCTTTACAGCCAGATGAAACAGCAGCGACCCCAACCATAACGCTGCTGGCCGCCCTTCCTAAAGGCAACGGTTTTGATGACGTCGTGCGCCAGGTGACCGAGTTGGGCGTTAATCGCATTCAGCCAATTTTGAGCGATCGCACGTTGATTCGCCCTAGCGATCGCAAGCTCGAACGCTGGCAGCGAATTGCCGCTGAAGCGACTGAACAGTCAGAGCGCCTCACCACCCCCGAAATCCTAGCGCCAGTTTCCTGGCAGGCAGGGCTCAAAGACCTCCCTACCGGTGCCCACTATCTCTGTGTCACCCGCCTAGAGGCTCCCCACCTGCTGAGTTGCCTACAGCAAGACTGGCCTCTGGGCGTAACGGTCGCCATTGGGCCAGAAGGCGGCTGGACCGATGCAGAGGTAGAGCTGGCCCTAGCGGCAGACTTTCAGCCGGTATCTCTGGGATCAACTATTCTCAGGGCTATTACCGCGCCAGTGGTGGCTCTATCGCTGATCAAAGGCGTTTTTGAAGCCAACCTTCAAGCAGACAGACCTGCACCTTAAGGAAAGCGGCAAACAACTCGCCCTAAAATTGCCTCTAATGGCACCAGCCCAAAGCTGCGACTGTCAGTGCTCTCCGCTAAATTTAACCCTTGCAAATAACAGCGGCCATCAGCCTCGACCCAAACAACCCACTTAATAATCTGCAGATCCGGCTTCTGAGGCTGACGAGCCACCACAATATCCCCAGAACAGGGAGGCTTTACGCTGTAGGCGTTTAGATCAACTAAGACTTCCTCACCTGGCTGTAGCAGCGGCAGCATCGATTGCCCTACCACTCGAAACCGCCGCCTGCGCCGCAGCAACCACAAGAAAACATCCCACAGGTGGCTATGCCGAAGCGTATTTGGCTGGTTGCTAAGGGTGTGCATTCATCGTAGGGTGCATAGCGTCAGCGCAGCTTCACCTACGCGCAGCAATGCACCGCTCCCTAAAAGTCCCAATGCAGTTGTGTAGGTTGGGTTAAACGAAGTGAAGCCCAACATTGGAGAGGATTGTTGGATTTTGCAGAGCCTCAACCCAACCTACAAGATTAGCGATGTTAAACCTGTAGAGACGCAATAAGTCGCGTCTCTACAGGGGTTGGGATGAACTCAGTTCACTAGCTAGCGGTGTACCAAGACACGTCACGGTTCTTGGTTGCCCAGAAAATGCCGTGGATTTTTTGAACGGCCTCCATCAGCTCCTGAGCGTGTTGCACACTGACTTCTACCTTGCAGGCAGAGCAGAGCTTGGCGGCCTTCCAAAAAGTGTCGTGCAGATCGGGAAACTGCTCTAGGTGAACCGGCTTGAAGTAGTCAGTCCAGAGAACGAGCAGTTCTTCTTTAGCCAGTTGAGCCTGCTCTTCCTTAATGGCTACGTAGCGGGAGAAGGTGTTGTGATAGGCCACCATTGCCGCCTTGTCGCCAGTGGTAGGAGGCTCTAGGTCCACCAATTTTTTGGTCATAGAAACCACCGCCTCTACAGCTACCCGAGCAGAAGAGGGATCGTAAACTCCGCAAGGGCCGTCGCAGTGGGCGTGCACTTCAGGTGCAGGGAACCAGGCTTGCAGCTTGGAAATTGCTTGGTTGAGCATAGGAAATTTCAAGTTCGCGTTAGTGCAGACATCAGATTAGACATGTGTATGGGCAGGGCAGATAATCTCTGCATCAGAAGGAGATATCTCCAAAGCTGCTGGTGCGAGAGAGCTTCATATCCTATCCCCCCCATACCCATTTCTAATTTTAGCGGGTGCGCTGTGCAATCTGTCTGCTTCAGCAGAGATAGTGCGTGTGTATTGATGTAGGCGATACAATGCTGGCGCGGGAACCCTTTAAAGTGCAGTCGTCAGGGAAACGAGAAAACCGATGGGTAGTGCTTTAAAACGCTTCGCTCAGGTGGGCTGGCTAGCAGGGCTCAGTGCCTTGCTCTCTGCCTGTGATCTGCTGCTAGTAGCCTCGACCCAAATCCCGCTGCCTCCTTGTGTAAATGATGACTGCAACTGCAGTGACTTCAACAGCCAGGTTTTGGCTCAGGAAGTGCTCGATGCCTTTCCGGGCGATCCGTATCGATTGGATAGCGACGGCAATGGTCAAGCCTGCGAGAGCCTGCCGCCCCAAGCCGTCCCCTTTGATCCGCCAGGGGTACCTTCTAACAGCCCCCATCTGTTGCTAGGCAACCCCAGCAACGCTAATAATGCCAATCCCAATAACTATCTGCTAGAGCGGCAGCAGTATGCGCTGGGATATGGGCGCGATCGCAACCTCACCCGCTGGGTTAGCTGGCAGCTCGATGCCGCCTGGCTGGGCAACACCCCGCGCCAAGACAACTTTCGGCCCGATGGGGCTTTGCCTCAAGGCTTTTATCAGGTCACGCCCGACGACTACCGGGGCAGCGGCTACGACCGGGGCCACCTAGTGCCCTCTGCCGACCGCACTGCCAATGTCAAAGACAACACCGCCACGTTTTTAATGACCAATATCGTGCCCCAGGCCCCTGAGCATAACCGAGGCATTTGGCGGGCGCTGGAAGAGTATGAGCGCGATTTGGTCTACCAATACGACCGGGAACTGTACATCATCGCAGGCAGCTACGGCACGAAAGAAACGATTGGGCAGAGACAAAAGATTACGGTGCCCTCTCGCCTTTGGAAAGTGATTGTAGTGCTAGATCGGCCCGGCAGTGGTTTAGCAGGCATCAGCGAAGCGACTCAAATCATCGCGGTCGACATCCCAAACCAAAATATTTCAGACGAAGACTGGCGGCGCTACCAAACTTCAATCGACAGTATTGAGCTGGCGACAGGGCTAGATTTGCTCTCGAACGTGCCCGAGGCTGTTCAAGCTGCGATTGAATCTCAGACGAGCCAGGAATAGCTAACTACTTGAAAGGTTCTTGGCTGTAACACCAAAGAAAAGCAGCGCCAGACCATTTATCAAAAGCCCAACGCCTACCAAAATACCTAGCATCCAAGGCGCATTTAAGGGCCATTCAGACCAAATCAAAATTCCCAAAATAATCATGAGAATGCCGTTTGCCAAAAGCCATGGCCACCGGGAACTAGACTTTAGCTGAAAAGCGAGAAAGACTCGAAAAACCCCGTCGAAAAAGAAGTAAACGCCTACAAATAAAGTCAGCGAGACTGCCCCTGCCCACGGGTCGGCCACCAGCAAGATCCCAACGATTAGGGAAAACACGCTGAGCAGCAGACCGAGCACAATAGACCCGCTACTGCGGTGGTGCTGAAAGGTGTAAATGCCCTGAATAACGCCGCCTAAAATAAACAGCCATCCCAGAAATAGCCCGGTCACAACCCCGGCCACTAGAGGACTTGCGATCGCAGCAATCCCCAAAAGAATTACCAAAACCCCCAGCACAATTGCCCATGTTGAGCTAGGCCCAATCTGGTTGCGGCTTGCCATTATCTTTCTCCCAAAAGCCTACTGAAATGGCTGAAAATCTGCCTTAAAGAGAGCTTTAAGGGTTTTCTCCGTCAGAACAGCCAATTTTTATCGAATTCTTACTCGCTTCCATCTTGTCTCTAATGGATTATCTATTCTTCTTCCTAAAGATAGAAGGAGGCATACTCTGGTGCTCAAGCTCTGCTGCTGTGGGTTAGGCAGAGCCTTTGGTGGGTATGCCAATGTGGAGCATTGGCACGAGAACCTTGCTAGCGAGATTGAAAAATATTCTGCACCATCTTTTTGTCGCTCCTAGCCGCTAGCCGATCCAATTCGGCAACTTCGCCTTCGTCTAATTGCCAGCCCAGGGCACCCAGATTTTGCTCGGCCTGCTGCACTGTCTTAGCACCAGGAATAGGAATAGTGCCTTTGCAGATACACCAGTTGAGGGCGATTTGAGCTGGGGTTTTGTCGCGGCGGGTTGCGATCGCATTCATTCCCTCCAGCAACGGCTGAATGCCGGGGAGCAGCTGCCGAAATACTAGGCCTCGCAACCCCTTGGGCAGCGTTCCTCCCACCGCATATTTCCCGGTCAGCAGGCCCAGCCCCAGAGGACTGTAGGCAATCAGCCGAATACCTAGCTCATCACAGACCTTATCGAGTCTTAAGTCAGTCACCGGATAGGTCGAGAGCAAAGAATACTGCACCTGCAGCGTAGCAATGGGCACGCCTCTCGCCGCTAGCCGCTGGTGGGCTAACCTTAGCCGTTTCGGCCCAAAGTTCGACAGCCCCACGCCCTTAACCAATCCTTGCTCATAAAGATCGCCCAACCCATCTAGCAGGGCATTTTCCTGCCAGGGAGCATAGTTAGCAGTAGACCAATGCATCTGCACCAGATCGACGGGGCGACCTAGCCGTTCTGCCGACGCCTTTCCTGCTTTTACCATTGCCCCACGGGTGAGCCGCCAGGGATAGGCTGCCAGCTTAGTAGCAATGCAGAGCCGCTCCTGATTTGACCCTGCATAGTCTTTAGCAAACTGTCCTAGCAGGCTCTCGCTGCGGCCATTGAGCCGCCCAGTGCCGTAGGAGTCGCCCGTATCAAACAGAGTTACACCGCCGCTAACACAGCGATTAAAGACGGCCTGCAGTTCCTGATCCATGCTGGGATCGTAGCCCCACAGCAGGCGGTTGCCCCAGGCCCAGGTGCCGCAGCCCATCGGCGGCAACAGTAAGTTTCGGCTGACGATCGGGGTGGCTGGTGACGCGCTCACGGTCAGGTTCAGTCCTTTAATCAACTGGTCTTATCTTCTGTCAGCGAGGGGCACGTTGGCTACGAAAATCGCTGGATAGCGCTATAACAAAAGAATGGCATCTCCTCAAGACAGCTTTATTTTCCTCTTTCTTGATGGGGTGGGTCTAGCGCCTGCCTCAGCTCAAAATCCCCTGGCCGCTGCCAATGCCATCCCCTATCTCACCTCCTTGCTAGGAATGCCGCTGATCCAGGGCTGCGACCAGCAAACCCCCACCCTTCTCTGCAAGCCAATTGATGCCTGCCTGGGGGTTCCTGGCCTGCCCCAGAGCGCCACAGGACAAACCTCCCTCTACACCGGACGCAACGCACCTGAATTTCGAGGGCAGCACCAGACAGGCTTTGCCAATGGCTCACTGCGGCCACTCATCGAAGAATGGGGTCTGTTTAAGCGGGTACTGCAGCTAGGCGGCACCGCTACGATGGCAAACCTTTACTCGCCCCAGTATTTCGAGGCCATTGCCAACCGCCGCGTGCGCTACTCAGTCGGCACATTGCTCACCCTGACAGCGGGCCTGCCCTTTCGTATGCAGTACGAGTATGAGCAGGGCGAAGCCATTTTTTGGGATATCACGGGTGACTTTGCCCGCTATCGCGGCATTGCCGCTGCGCCCATTACCCCTCAAGAAGCAGGCAAACGCTTGGCAACCCTGGGAGGGCAATACACCGTAACCCTGTTTGAGAGCTACCTGACTGATTTTGCCGGACACGATCAGGACATTGACCAGGCGGTGCGAGTGCTGCAGCTCGTAGACGCATTTTTAGAAAGCGTCATTACTCACCTACCGAGCCATGTAACGCTGGTTGTATCGAGCGACCACGGCAATCTAGAAGACCTCTCAACCAAAAAGCACACCCTCAACCCAGTGCCCCTGCTGGTAGTCGGCAAAGCCGCAGCCGCGTTCCAGTCTGTCACCGACCTCACAGGCATCACCCCAACAATTCTTAGCCTGGTAGGACAGTCTCAAAGTGGGCCTGAAAAGTGGCAGAGCATCTTGCAAAGCCTACTAAAATCTTCTCTCCCTCCCTACAAAACTGCCTCATCCCCAGAGAAAAAAAGGGCCAAAAGCAGCTCAAAATCTCCCTTTTTAGGTGAAATTCGGCGGGGCTTTGCAGAGCAATTGGCCAACAACAAGCTACTCAAGCGCTCGCTCAACCCTCTGGCAAAGACTGCGCCGCCTGAGTAATTTGAGCCAGCACAGGCCCCAGCGCAGCAGCAGGAAGTCCTTGGTTAGGTTGCAAGGCAACAGCGCTCTCAACGTCTTCGTGCTCAACTTCAAAAAGAACAACGAAAATCGCACTGGGAATGAGCCGACGCAGCACTTTAACGTGTTCTTCGGCGGCACTGCGTTTGCGAAAACGGGCAACGGTAATGCGCTGGCAGTGGGGCAACAGACGGATGATGCACCAGGGATAAAGGCGTTCCCTGGAGGGGTCGCTTTGCGAATCGCGATAAACCATAGGGTTCTCCAAAAATGTAAGCAGGACAAGGGAGCGCAACGCTTGCACAGGCATCGCACAGCCGGACACCTTGCGAGATGCCCAGTCGCTTATTGGTTAGAGCGAAGGTTTTGTAAGAAACTAGGAAGGCACAGAAATCATTGCCTCCAGCGGTTTTCCTACCGGAGGTAAATCAAAGGCTTAGCTGTACCTGCACTAATCCTCGTGCCAACTAAACAATTTGTCAATACGTCCTGTACAGCTTTGGTATGGTAAGACGCTCACCCCCCAATCCAGGTCAAGACTCCGCATTGAAAAGGCTTCGGGAAGCGGCTGGGCTTTCCCAGCAGGAACTCGCCAGCCGTATTGGTGTGGGTGTGACCACCATCAGCCGCTGGGAACGTGGCGTCTCCCCTGCAATGTTGTCTGTCCCGCAAACGAAAGCCCTCTGCCGAGAACTGAGCTTATCAATCGAAGAACTCCCCGACGATTTTGGTCCTATTCAGGGATGAAGGCAGGAGATAGATTTCTCGCCTTGCAGGGCAAAGTATAGGGACAACAACGGGATTGCTTTAAGCTGTCATGGCAAAATCAAGCAGTCAAGCTGGGAAAAGCATTCGTCACTTGGCAGCGAAGAGAAAAGCGAAGGCAATTCTCTCTTTTATCTCTGCTGGGCTGGTTGCGATCGCTCCGAGTCTGCTCGTCAATGCTTTTAACAATTTTCTTGGAGAGATCTCTTCTCTATCAGATCAAGCTCAAGACCCTGTTCTTCAAGTTTCGATCTACTTTTACCTGTTGTTTTTCCTAATCACTCTAGGGTTTATCTTCAATGGCTTTCACCTGCTGAAGCGAGCAAGACACGCTGATCAGGGAGCAAAAGGCGAAGAAGACACCGCCCAAGCCTTGAGACCGCTTGAGCGAGAGGGTTGGCAAATAGAGTACAACCTTCGCTTAAAAGGTGGATTAGGGGATGCCGATATCGTCTGCACCTCTCCCAAAAAGCAAACCTACGCAATTGATGTAAAGTCTCACCGAGGCGAAGTTTTTACCAACGGCACTCAGCTCCAGCGCCGCATGGGGCACTCGACTTATCCCTTTGAAAAAGACTTTCTCAACGGGGCCATGCGGCAAGCCTTGCAGGTGAAAGAGCAGAAGTCACTGCGCTTTGTTACCCCTATCGTTGCGTTTTCAGCAGCAAAGGTTTCAGTGCCTCCTGAGAAGCTGCGCGGCGTTTATGTCGTTGAAACAGCCAAGCTGGTGGTTCTACTAAAAGCGCTGGGATGAAGTCGCGATCGCAACCAATTCATCGGTCATTTAGGCACTCATTAAGAATAATATATTCTTTCATCGGGAAATAAAGAAATAGCAACTTTCCCCTGTTTATCCCTTACAAAACATTGCGATAGGCGAACTGTTTCTTCCAGAAGCCTTGCTAGCAGGCTCTTTGCAGAGCAGTTCTGATTAAATTCGCTAAACTAGAGCGAGATCAGATGCCCTTGCAGAAATCTAAAGAAAATATTAAAAAGAGGGCAGGGCTATATGCTTAGCCTGTTCTAACCCACTCCCACCTGGAGGAATCATGGACACCTCTTCTCTTGTTCGAGTGCTGTGGCACGTTATCGAGGAGACAGAGCCCAATTTACTGATGGGAGGAGAAGACACGCTGCTAGTGCGGCAAGTTTTACACGCCTTAGAAAATCGGCTCTGGCTCAACGGCGATGAAAAAAACTTTATTACTCACTACATGCGCTCAAAAATGCCTTTGATTAGAGATATGGCAAGCGCGCGATTTCAGGAATGACGCAGCTACAAGCTTTAATTTTTGACGTAGATGGCACTCTGGCGGAGACCGAACGCGACGGGCACCGCCTCGCCTTCAACCAAGCATTTGCCGACTTTAATTTGGGCTGGGACTGGTCTGTTGGCCTCTACGGCAGGCTCCTAAGCGTGGCTGGAGGCAAAGAGCGCATCCGCCACTACGTAGAGCACTATCAGTCCTCCTTCGTGCCTGAACCAGACATGACAGCGTTTTGCACGGCGCTGCATCAGGCTAAAACCGAGCACTTCAAGGCCATTCTGCAGGCTGGGGCCATTCCCCTACGGCCCGGCGTCCAGCGGCTCATTCAAAATGCACGCAAACATGGGGTGAGGCTTGCGATCGCAACCACCGGCACCCTAGACAACGTACTGGCTCTACTACAAGCAACCCTCGGCCCAGAGGCACCCGACTGGTTTGAGGTAATTGCTGCTGGCGACATCGTCCCCGAAAAGAAACCAGCCCCCGACATCTACCTCTACACCCTCGACAAAATGGCCCTCGCCCCCGAGCACTGTCTAGTCATCGAAGACAGCCACCAGGGCCTCATTGCCGCCACCCGCGCTGGCCTCAACACCGTCGTCACCGTCAACGACTATACCCGCCACCACGACATGTCTGCCGCCCGCCTAGTACTCAATCACCTCGGCGACCCTCACCGCCCCTTCAAAGCCCTATCAGGCAATACCCGCCAAGCCTACTACTTCACCCTAGAACTAGCCAAATCCCTACTCAAAACCCCCTAACCCTCCCCATCTCCCCCACCCTCTCCATCTCCTCCACCCTCCCCCTCTCCCCCACCCTCTCCATCTCCTCCACCCTCTCCATCTCCCCCCATGCCCCTCTCCCACCAGCTCTGGCAAGCCAACGAAGACCTCGCCCTAGCCTGTCTGCATCATCCTTTTGTCCAGGGGATTGGCGACGGCAGCCTGCCAGAGCGCAAGTTTGCTCACTATGTCGGTCAAGACGCCTTCTTTCTCGAAGCTTTTGCCCGTGCCTATAGCCTAGCTGCAGCTAAAGCCCCAACTTGGGATGGGTTCCAGATTTTTCATGGCCTAGCTGAGGGCGTGCTGCAAGAGCTGAACCTGCACAAGGGCTATGCCCAGACTTGGGGCGTTGACCTGCATCAAGTCAGCCCTGCCGGGGCTACCCGGCAATACACCGACTTTCTGCTCGCTACAGCTTGGAGCCAGGATGTGGGTCTGACTGCTGTAGCCATGTCGCCCTGCATGCGGCTCTATGCCTACCTGGGCCAGTCTCTAGCCCAAGCAGGCATTCCCGATCACCCCTACAGCAACTGGATCAAGACCTACAGCAGCAGCGACTTTGAGCCGCTGGCCCAGCAGCTAGAGCAGCTAGTCGAAGCCTACGCCCAAGACAGCGCTCTGACGCAATCTACCTACCGCTACGCTATGCAGTGTGAGCGGGATTTTTTTGAGGCAGCCTGGCAGGTGAGTTAAGGGGCGTGGATGGGTGGGAGAGTGGACGGGGTTGAGCTAGATGGTGCGATCGCACATTCCACCAATCAAAGCGTTTGCCCAATATCCGCCAAAGCCCGACAGATATTGCTGAACAAAGGACGCTGAGACAGATCAGGAGTCATGCAGCGTTCCTGTAGCTGGCGAAGACCGTCAAAAGCCTCTGCTTGGGCAGCCATATCAGTTAGCTGGCAGCGATCTAGCAAGTCTTCAAGCATGCACCCAAAGGCCCTCACCTCCAACCGCTCCAGAGCTGCCCCGCGAACCGGATCATTCAAGTCGTAAAACGAAGCTGCGCCAAAATCACCCAGAAGGCTGTCTCCGGCTTCATTCACCAAAGTGTTGTGAGGGTAGAGATCGCCATGCATAATACCTCGGGCATGGAGATGTGCTGCCGCCGCCGCAATTCCCCCAGCAATCCGTAGTGCAGCCGCCAGCGAAAAAGACGTGCCCGGCTCATAGGTGTCTCGGGTGCAGCTATCTAGACTGGGCGGATTCCCAAGGTTCTGATAATCCGCAGGAATAAACGGAAATACCAGCCCCGCCTTACCCTCAGGAGCGTTAACCAACTTGCCCAAAACGCTAACCAAATTACTGTGCGTTCCAGCCGCTATGCAGGCCCGCATTTCATCTGCAGGCAAACCATCACTCGTGATCTCACCTTTGAAGACTTTGACGGCAACTTCTCTGCTATCTTGCCCAACCTGCCAAAGGCCCTTTGAGATCACGCCAGAAGCCCCCTGGCCCAGAGTGCCTTCTAGGGTGATATCTGCCCAGTCAATATTTGTCAGCGGTGAACTGACCGGAGAACCCGCACTGCAGAAAGGGTTGCCCGAGTAAGCTAGCCAAGATAAGCGAGGCAGAGTCAACAGCCAGCCTGGTAGCTGCTCAAGCCGATTGGCCGCCAGCCGCACTAGCTCTAGATGGGTGCAGGCAGCCATTTGGTCAGGTAGCGATCGCAATCGATTACCCGCCAGCATTAGCTTTTGCAGTTTTTTCAGGTGGCCCATCGAAGCAGGCAGCTGCTCAATCTGGTTATCGGTCAGGATCAGCCAGCGAGTGGTCAAAGGCAGCGCCTGATCTGCAACAGTCCTAATCTGATTGGCTTTAAAGCCGATCATCGAGAGGTTAGGGCACCGGGAAAGAACCTCTGGAATCTCCTCAAACTCGTTGTTGTTGAAGAAGACAACTCTAAGGTTTTTTAACTGGCAAAACTCATCTGGCAAAGACTTGAGATGATTGTTCGACAAGTCCAAAATCTCTAGAGACTCGGCCAGATCCAAAATCTCTAAGGGAAATTGAGTTAGCCCACAGGAAAGATCAAGCCTTTGAGCATCTATAGTTTGATTAGATTGAAGTAAATCTAATGTTTTCATATATCGTCTGCCGTAGCTGTTTGGGTCTGTATTCGTGCCTCGCTTAATATGGCATTGGAACAGATCCGCTGGCATTGACGTATAAAGCTTTGATAAATGCTTGCGCCTTTCTTGTTCCGGCCTCTCCTGATGCCTTCCTGCCGACGCTTATCCCCATAGGCCCAATGAAGCGTAGGTCACCAAGAAACAAAAAAACTGGGTGAGACGACCCAGCTTAAGGTGTTCCACAGAGCAGTCTTTGCAAGCGCTAAAACAGCCCTAAAGGACAGGAACAGATAAAAATAAATTAGATAGGCAGCGAACCTTAGTACCGAAAACGGGCTTTTTGCTTTTTGTGCTTCGCCAGTTCTTTACGCTTGCGCTTCTCGATTGGGGTTTCGAACTGACGGTTTTTCTTCATATCAGAGAAAATGCCCGCCTTCGAAACTTGGCGCTTAAACCGGCGCAGAGCCGATTCAATTCCC
The window above is part of the Pseudanabaena sp. FACHB-2040 genome. Proteins encoded here:
- the sodN gene encoding superoxide dismutase, Ni; the protein is MLNQAISKLQAWFPAPEVHAHCDGPCGVYDPSSARVAVEAVVSMTKKLVDLEPPTTGDKAAMVAYHNTFSRYVAIKEEQAQLAKEELLVLWTDYFKPVHLEQFPDLHDTFWKAAKLCSACKVEVSVQHAQELMEAVQKIHGIFWATKNRDVSWYTAS
- the sodX gene encoding nickel-type superoxide dismutase maturation protease, with translation MHTLSNQPNTLRHSHLWDVFLWLLRRRRRFRVVGQSMLPLLQPGEEVLVDLNAYSVKPPCSGDIVVARQPQKPDLQIIKWVVWVEADGRCYLQGLNLAESTDSRSFGLVPLEAILGRVVCRFP
- a CDS encoding DNA/RNA non-specific endonuclease, encoding MGSALKRFAQVGWLAGLSALLSACDLLLVASTQIPLPPCVNDDCNCSDFNSQVLAQEVLDAFPGDPYRLDSDGNGQACESLPPQAVPFDPPGVPSNSPHLLLGNPSNANNANPNNYLLERQQYALGYGRDRNLTRWVSWQLDAAWLGNTPRQDNFRPDGALPQGFYQVTPDDYRGSGYDRGHLVPSADRTANVKDNTATFLMTNIVPQAPEHNRGIWRALEEYERDLVYQYDRELYIIAGSYGTKETIGQRQKITVPSRLWKVIVVLDRPGSGLAGISEATQIIAVDIPNQNISDEDWRRYQTSIDSIELATGLDLLSNVPEAVQAAIESQTSQE
- a CDS encoding metalloenzyme, which gives rise to MASPQDSFIFLFLDGVGLAPASAQNPLAAANAIPYLTSLLGMPLIQGCDQQTPTLLCKPIDACLGVPGLPQSATGQTSLYTGRNAPEFRGQHQTGFANGSLRPLIEEWGLFKRVLQLGGTATMANLYSPQYFEAIANRRVRYSVGTLLTLTAGLPFRMQYEYEQGEAIFWDITGDFARYRGIAAAPITPQEAGKRLATLGGQYTVTLFESYLTDFAGHDQDIDQAVRVLQLVDAFLESVITHLPSHVTLVVSSDHGNLEDLSTKKHTLNPVPLLVVGKAAAAFQSVTDLTGITPTILSLVGQSQSGPEKWQSILQSLLKSSLPPYKTASSPEKKRAKSSSKSPFLGEIRRGFAEQLANNKLLKRSLNPLAKTAPPE
- a CDS encoding nuclease-related domain-containing protein: MAKSSSQAGKSIRHLAAKRKAKAILSFISAGLVAIAPSLLVNAFNNFLGEISSLSDQAQDPVLQVSIYFYLLFFLITLGFIFNGFHLLKRARHADQGAKGEEDTAQALRPLEREGWQIEYNLRLKGGLGDADIVCTSPKKQTYAIDVKSHRGEVFTNGTQLQRRMGHSTYPFEKDFLNGAMRQALQVKEQKSLRFVTPIVAFSAAKVSVPPEKLRGVYVVETAKLVVLLKALG
- a CDS encoding leucine-rich repeat-containing protein kinase family protein codes for the protein MKTLDLLQSNQTIDAQRLDLSCGLTQFPLEILDLAESLEILDLSNNHLKSLPDEFCQLKNLRVVFFNNNEFEEIPEVLSRCPNLSMIGFKANQIRTVADQALPLTTRWLILTDNQIEQLPASMGHLKKLQKLMLAGNRLRSLPDQMAACTHLELVRLAANRLEQLPGWLLTLPRLSWLAYSGNPFCSAGSPVSSPLTNIDWADITLEGTLGQGASGVISKGLWQVGQDSREVAVKVFKGEITSDGLPADEMRACIAAGTHSNLVSVLGKLVNAPEGKAGLVFPFIPADYQNLGNPPSLDSCTRDTYEPGTSFSLAAALRIAGGIAAAAAHLHARGIMHGDLYPHNTLVNEAGDSLLGDFGAASFYDLNDPVRGAALERLEVRAFGCMLEDLLDRCQLTDMAAQAEAFDGLRQLQERCMTPDLSQRPLFSNICRALADIGQTL
- the rpsU gene encoding 30S ribosomal protein S21; the protein is MAQVILGENEGIESALRRFKRQVSKAGIFSDMKKNRQFETPIEKRKRKELAKHKKQKARFRY
- a CDS encoding TenA family protein, whose translation is MPLSHQLWQANEDLALACLHHPFVQGIGDGSLPERKFAHYVGQDAFFLEAFARAYSLAAAKAPTWDGFQIFHGLAEGVLQELNLHKGYAQTWGVDLHQVSPAGATRQYTDFLLATAWSQDVGLTAVAMSPCMRLYAYLGQSLAQAGIPDHPYSNWIKTYSSSDFEPLAQQLEQLVEAYAQDSALTQSTYRYAMQCERDFFEAAWQVS
- a CDS encoding helix-turn-helix transcriptional regulator, with product MKRLREAAGLSQQELASRIGVGVTTISRWERGVSPAMLSVPQTKALCRELSLSIEELPDDFGPIQG
- a CDS encoding HAD family hydrolase, with the translated sequence MTQLQALIFDVDGTLAETERDGHRLAFNQAFADFNLGWDWSVGLYGRLLSVAGGKERIRHYVEHYQSSFVPEPDMTAFCTALHQAKTEHFKAILQAGAIPLRPGVQRLIQNARKHGVRLAIATTGTLDNVLALLQATLGPEAPDWFEVIAAGDIVPEKKPAPDIYLYTLDKMALAPEHCLVIEDSHQGLIAATRAGLNTVVTVNDYTRHHDMSAARLVLNHLGDPHRPFKALSGNTRQAYYFTLELAKSLLKTP
- a CDS encoding 16S rRNA (uracil(1498)-N(3))-methyltransferase, with product MPPQRVLISPEQRQSQQIALNAAQQRYLHRVLRLGQGDQFIALDGQGGQWLAKLTPDPATAAVVEALQPDETAATPTITLLAALPKGNGFDDVVRQVTELGVNRIQPILSDRTLIRPSDRKLERWQRIAAEATEQSERLTTPEILAPVSWQAGLKDLPTGAHYLCVTRLEAPHLLSCLQQDWPLGVTVAIGPEGGWTDAEVELALAADFQPVSLGSTILRAITAPVVALSLIKGVFEANLQADRPAP
- a CDS encoding aldo/keto reductase produces the protein MGCGTWAWGNRLLWGYDPSMDQELQAVFNRCVSGGVTLFDTGDSYGTGRLNGRSESLLGQFAKDYAGSNQERLCIATKLAAYPWRLTRGAMVKAGKASAERLGRPVDLVQMHWSTANYAPWQENALLDGLGDLYEQGLVKGVGLSNFGPKRLRLAHQRLAARGVPIATLQVQYSLLSTYPVTDLRLDKVCDELGIRLIAYSPLGLGLLTGKYAVGGTLPKGLRGLVFRQLLPGIQPLLEGMNAIATRRDKTPAQIALNWCICKGTIPIPGAKTVQQAEQNLGALGWQLDEGEVAELDRLAARSDKKMVQNIFQSR
- a CDS encoding DUF308 domain-containing protein encodes the protein MASRNQIGPSSTWAIVLGVLVILLGIAAIASPLVAGVVTGLFLGWLFILGGVIQGIYTFQHHRSSGSIVLGLLLSVFSLIVGILLVADPWAGAVSLTLFVGVYFFFDGVFRVFLAFQLKSSSRWPWLLANGILMIILGILIWSEWPLNAPWMLGILVGVGLLINGLALLFFGVTAKNLSSS